The Roseibium sp. Sym1 genomic interval CGGTTAGGAAAAATGATTAACTACGCACGTTTTCTGAGGCCGAAAAAGGTTTAACTACGAGCGAAATGATTAGTCCAGACAATGATGACGAAAGTCTATCAAATCAGCGAGTTTTGCTGATCGATACCGTGCGAGGTATCGCTATTTTTGGCGTTGTGCTTTTTCATATTGTTTGGGATCTGGAGTTTTCGGGATTAATCGACGGATTCGCGTTCCATCCTGTATGGCTTGCATTCGGCCGCTTGCTCGCCGGAACCTTCATGTTTCTGGTCGGCGTGAGCCTTGTCCTTGCGCACAGAAAAGGGCTCAAGTTTAGCAGATTTGTAAGACGTGTGACGATGATCGGTGCAGCTGCGATTTCGATTTCATTGGTCACGTGGATCGCGTTTCCGCAGACTTACATTTTTTTCGGCATCTTGCACGCGATTGCGGTTTCTTCTCTTTTTGGTGTTTTATTTCTAAATTTGCCCGCCCTGGTCTCACTAATCTCGGGAACCGGCTTACTCATCCTGCCGCAGTTCGTAAAATTGGAACTGTTCAACACCCGGTGGCTCGCATGGATTGGCGTGTCTAGTTCCCCCCCACCCAGCAACGATTTCGTTCCAATTCTGCCATGGGCCGGATTGACCTTGATCGGCATTTTTCTAGCCAAGATTTTTTATATCAAAAACGGCGATTCACGCTCATTTCCTGATCTGCACAATACCAAACTGACCAGGATCCTGTCTTGGATGGGGCGAAACAGTTTATTGATATACTTGGTTCACCAGCCATTGCTCCTCGTTATCATTCTGCCCGTTGCGCGAATGCTTCGCTAAGGCCGAGGCTCCGATTACATCCTTCACAACACCAAAAAGTCATTGCTGAGACAGCAAAGGTCTGTATGGGTCGGACAGTGCTGCCTTTGGTCTGCTAACCGGTACGGCGCTACTCGATGTTTTCCTCGCGAGGAATTCAGCTCCCTTTTCCAAAAGAACATTTCGAAACCTAGAGTGCATTCCACCGTCGGCGTAAGAACTTACGATATTGCCGCCCCCTTCCCGAAGTTGTTCAACTGAGCTTAGGTCAGCAGCGATCTTTTCTGAAACTTTTTGCGGTGGTGGTTCCAACTGCGGGCACTGTCCAAGGGGGCCGTAGTCAGCTCCTGGGTTTTTTGCTGCGCCAAAACGATATCTTCCTTCACAAAACCGGAATTCTGGCGGACGCCGCAGGACTTCGAACGTGGTGGAAGCTTCTTTGAGATCCAGCCAGAAACTGAGGTTTGGATTGTCGTAGTGCCTCGCAAGATTTTCAGGTGTCATACGAAAAGGGAGTGATTGCACCTGCACGGAAGGTTGCCCGGCGCGCAATGCGTCCCGAACTAGAGCATACACTTCGGTGATTTGCTCGTCTGTGATTGCGAAGCACCCGGAAGACGAGCAGGCTCCGTGGACCATGAGCGCAGTTCCAGAGTAACCCTTCGCGCGTTCAAGTTTGTTCGGATACCCCAAATCAAATGAAAGGAAATACTTAGAGTTGGGATTAAGCCTCCCCAGCGTGACTTCATATATGCCTTCAGGTGCCTGGCGATCACCCTCGGCTCGTTTGGGACCCAGATCGCCGGACCAACGACACATCTCGTATGTTTTTAGAAGAACATAATCACCGGCGCGCCTTTTTTTCCAAACCTCAAGCTCACTTTCCTGTTTGAAAATTCGGATGAAGACGGGATCTGATCCCTCGACCCCTTTGTTGCGCATCAACGCCTTGACCTCATGTGGAATTGCAATTTCTCCGCGCGATTCCATTTCAATTGACGAACCTACACATCCCGCGAGCAGAAGCATGAAAATTGTCATGCTCACACTCAGGATCCTCCGGGCGAATTGTGCCGGTTCAAATATCTCCGGACGCATAACTACCTGACATTTCGCTAGAATACTCGCATCTCAGGAGGGCAACGTTCATTGTTCGGTTTCCTCGCAATAGGAATCGTTGAGGTCTTCTGGTTCTCTCGCAACAAGGACAGAACAGAGCTGTTACAAATGCGAGCACATCGACCGTACATTTGATTGTCCGGAAAAGTGGTTATTTTTTGTTTTTGACACTAGGGAGTTCTTAATCCCTTTTGCGCACTCGTCAAATTATTGCGATACACAAGCCAAACCAAAGGTGCGAATACCCCTATCGCGACAACGCTAAGCCAGCCCCAATTACGTTCTACAGTCTCTACTATCGCAACACCAAACACATATCCAAACGCAACTAGCAACGTGGTCCACAAGGCAGCGGATCCTGCGTTGAAAACAGTGAAACGCAACCAGGACATATTGCTTAACCCGACCGGAAATGCGCCGATCGTTCGCATACCTTTTGGATATCGGTACAAAAAAATGTATTTGGCTCCGTGCCTCGCAAGCAAGCCTTCAGCTCGTTTGACAATCACACCTAATCTTGGCAGCCGGCTTGTCAAATAGTCACCATATCGCCGCGCAAGATAAAACCGTGCTTCATCACCTAAGTATCCGCCAAGAAAGGATGCCGCAGATACTGCAAATATCGAAAGATCATCAGTGCTGGCAAAGATAGCAGCAAACAGCGGCAGAGCCCCACTTTTCATCGCACAATAAAAAAATAGTATCCCGTATACCAAGTACGAATTTACTCTGATCCATTCTTCAAGTGCGTCCATCGACTATACCCAGCCAACATATCGGTACTGTACATACGACGTTGGAACTGTGTTGGATTGTTTTTCCAAGGTAGCAGTGAGAGGCCCTCTGCGAGGGCCGTCTTTTTCGGCCGTAAGGCCATTCTCAAAAAGGTTGAATTGTCACGAGCGGGATCAGGCCGCCTGTAGTTGTTGGACGTATGCTGTGGAACCTCGTTTGGTCGCGGCGATCCAATCAATGGGTTGCTCTGCCTTCAAAAAACTTGCCGAAATATTCACCTGAATTGCCTTCTGGATTTCTTTTTAAGCTCTCGATTGTCAGGGTGCACGCCAAATCCTCCTTTATTTAATTCAAGGACCATCAACGGAAGAAATGTAAGCATATCAGTTTGTTGCAGGAGAAAGATAAAATTTTAGACAAGTCTAATTAGAATTATAGTAAAATGTAATTCAAATATTAGTTTATATTTCTTTTTATTTGACTCAATACTTACTGAGAAGCTTTTATTAAAATAAAATTCAAGATGACATCGTGAAGCCAGCCTTAAGGGAGGGCTTTGGGATGAAAAGACTACAAAATATACTTCTGCCAACAACTTTTCTGGCATTGTTGGTAACTTCTTCCGCGTCTGCGTCAGCCGATACCGGGCGCTTTATGGACATGAAACAAGACGTCAAAGCACCCATCGGATACGTACAGTTTTGCCGAGACAACATTGGTGCTTGTTCAAATGAACGCTATGAGCCGGTCGTCGTAAAATTGACGGAAGAAAGATGGCAGGAATTGCTCGCGATTAACACGGATGTAAATCGTCGTGTTCGGCCAATGACCGATGACGATCTCTATGGCAAACCAGAGTATTGGACCTACCCAGACGACGGATATGGAGATTGTGAGGAATATGTCCTTGAAAAGCAACGAGAGCTTCTAAATGCGGGATGGCCGCGCAGCACTCTGCTAATCACCGTCGCAAAGGACCTCCAGAATGGTGGTCATGCTGTGCTGACAGTCCGCACGGACTACGGGGACATGATATTGGACAACCAAGCTGAAACAGTTCTGCCTTGGTATTCGACGCCGTACCGATACATTAAACGTCAATCTCCGTATTCCGCCGCGCTTTGGACCGGGATTGACGACGCCCGCGTGACCACTGTTGCCAGCGTACCAAGGAAGTAACGGTTTACTCTAGACGTCCTGGAGCCTTCCTCTGGGACCGCGGTCTTAATTGATGCGCAGAACAGTGAGGAAGGAGCCCGCTGATTAGGCTTCGGAATTAGTTGCGTTTTTAGGGTCGCAGCTTCTTTGGACATCATGATCAGTTCGAAAAGCTGCACATCTAATCAGGAGAAGCGTTTCTGCAAAGCGGTGTTCACGGCTTCTGATAGCAGCACAAGAATGATGATCGCCAGCGTCACCGTCGCTGCCTTGTCGTACTGAAACGAGCGGACGTAGGTCTGAATATATAGACCGATGCCGCCTGCGCCGACGACGCCGAGGATCAGGCTCTCGCGCAAATTCAGTTCGAACCGGAAGACGGTATCGCGCAGAACCACCGGCGCCATTTGCGGCCAGATCCCCCAGCGCAGTTGCTGTAATCTGTTGGCGCCCGCGCTTTCCAGTGCCTTCACCGGTTCGGGCGAGACGGTATCGATCGCCTCAGCGTAAAATTTCGCCAGCATGCCCGTTGCGTGAAATGTCACTGCCAGGATACCGGGCAACGGTCCAAGGCCGACTGCACCGACCATCAGCATGGCAACCAGGATCAGCGGAATTGCCCGCACGATCGCAAGCAGCGATCGGACGGGCCGCCAGATCGCCGACGGAACCAGTGTTTCCGCTGCCAAAATGCCAAGAACTACGGAAAACAGGACGGCGAAGAAGGTACCTAGAATGGCAATGCGCAGGGTCTCTGCCAAGCCTTGAAGAACTTCCGGCCAAATGGACATGTCTGGCGGCAGCATACGGCCAAGGAATTCGCTCAGTCGCGCCATTGCACCGGGGAGCTTTTCCAATCCCATATCGGCGCTTCCAAGAGACCACAAGATGGCCGCGGCCAGAACCAACCAGGTCACGGCGCGTGACATTAGCTCACCACACGCAGTTCGGCGCCCGGAGCTGTCCCGTGATAAAGCTCGGAAATGTCGGCTGCACTCACCTGAGCCGAAGGACAGTCGAAGAGAAGCTTGCCGTCACGCAGGCCAATGACGCGGTCTGCAAATCGCTGCGACAGCTCCGGCTGATGCGAGCTGAAAACGACGGTAATGCCGCGTTTGCGGGCAGCACCTGTAATCAGGCCGAGAATTTTCTCGGCATTGGCCGGGTCGAGATTGCTGACCGGTTCGTCTGCCAGGATCAGTTTCGGTTCCTGCGCCAGACACCGTGCGATGGCGGTGCGTTGCCGTTGTCCGCCGGAGAGTTTGTCCGCGCGGCGCGCGGCCAGATCGGTCAATCCGGTATCCTCCAGAACACCGGAGACGACAAGGTGATCGCGTTCACCGAAGCGGCTCCAGAGCGATTGCCAGGTCCGCATCCGGCCAAGCCTTCCGTTCATCACGTTCTGGTAAACGCTCAACCGGTCAACCAGCGCGAATTCCTGGAAAATGAAGCCGACTTCCGATCTTGCATC includes:
- a CDS encoding heparan-alpha-glucosaminide N-acetyltransferase codes for the protein MISPDNDDESLSNQRVLLIDTVRGIAIFGVVLFHIVWDLEFSGLIDGFAFHPVWLAFGRLLAGTFMFLVGVSLVLAHRKGLKFSRFVRRVTMIGAAAISISLVTWIAFPQTYIFFGILHAIAVSSLFGVLFLNLPALVSLISGTGLLILPQFVKLELFNTRWLAWIGVSSSPPPSNDFVPILPWAGLTLIGIFLAKIFYIKNGDSRSFPDLHNTKLTRILSWMGRNSLLIYLVHQPLLLVIILPVARMLR
- a CDS encoding L,D-transpeptidase family protein; translated protein: MTIFMLLLAGCVGSSIEMESRGEIAIPHEVKALMRNKGVEGSDPVFIRIFKQESELEVWKKRRAGDYVLLKTYEMCRWSGDLGPKRAEGDRQAPEGIYEVTLGRLNPNSKYFLSFDLGYPNKLERAKGYSGTALMVHGACSSSGCFAITDEQITEVYALVRDALRAGQPSVQVQSLPFRMTPENLARHYDNPNLSFWLDLKEASTTFEVLRRPPEFRFCEGRYRFGAAKNPGADYGPLGQCPQLEPPPQKVSEKIAADLSSVEQLREGGGNIVSSYADGGMHSRFRNVLLEKGAEFLARKTSSSAVPVSRPKAALSDPYRPLLSQQ
- a CDS encoding DedA family protein; the protein is MDALEEWIRVNSYLVYGILFFYCAMKSGALPLFAAIFASTDDLSIFAVSAASFLGGYLGDEARFYLARRYGDYLTSRLPRLGVIVKRAEGLLARHGAKYIFLYRYPKGMRTIGAFPVGLSNMSWLRFTVFNAGSAALWTTLLVAFGYVFGVAIVETVERNWGWLSVVAIGVFAPLVWLVYRNNLTSAQKGLRTP
- a CDS encoding transglutaminase-like cysteine peptidase → MKRLQNILLPTTFLALLVTSSASASADTGRFMDMKQDVKAPIGYVQFCRDNIGACSNERYEPVVVKLTEERWQELLAINTDVNRRVRPMTDDDLYGKPEYWTYPDDGYGDCEEYVLEKQRELLNAGWPRSTLLITVAKDLQNGGHAVLTVRTDYGDMILDNQAETVLPWYSTPYRYIKRQSPYSAALWTGIDDARVTTVASVPRK
- the phnE gene encoding phosphonate ABC transporter, permease protein PhnE translates to MSRAVTWLVLAAAILWSLGSADMGLEKLPGAMARLSEFLGRMLPPDMSIWPEVLQGLAETLRIAILGTFFAVLFSVVLGILAAETLVPSAIWRPVRSLLAIVRAIPLILVAMLMVGAVGLGPLPGILAVTFHATGMLAKFYAEAIDTVSPEPVKALESAGANRLQQLRWGIWPQMAPVVLRDTVFRFELNLRESLILGVVGAGGIGLYIQTYVRSFQYDKAATVTLAIIILVLLSEAVNTALQKRFS
- a CDS encoding phosphonate ABC transporter ATP-binding protein, with amino-acid sequence MSVAAALCDVTHQFDEQPALSNISLTLKEGETVAFLGPSGAGKSTLLALLDGRLRNWRGTAEVLETPYSATARPPRDARSEVGFIFQEFALVDRLSVYQNVMNGRLGRMRTWQSLWSRFGERDHLVVSGVLEDTGLTDLAARRADKLSGGQRQRTAIARCLAQEPKLILADEPVSNLDPANAEKILGLITGAARKRGITVVFSSHQPELSQRFADRVIGLRDGKLLFDCPSAQVSAADISELYHGTAPGAELRVVS